The DNA window AGTTCTATCTATTAAAACGAACAAGTCTTGTGATTGGCGGTCTTCAAACTCTTTCGTTTTAAGTGTTTGAGTGCGGGCAAATGATTTCCAGTGAATCCACGAAACACGATCTCCTGGTTGGTAAGATCTTACTCCCGTTGCCATGGACGTATCCTTCATCGTTTGAATCCTGGATAAGGCTGCTCCTTGGTCGTATCTTGTTTCAATCGGAATATATACCATCTCCGTTAAATTAGGAAATACGAGGATTATCTTTTTGTTTGAGATAACCGTTTCTTTTTGTATCCATCCGAATAAGTCACATACCTGAATGGTTGAACCCTCTAAGACATGCTCTCCACGAGGAATATGATCGATTTCAAACGTCCACGTAAGCTCTTTTTTCATTCCCCAAAAAGCTAGCCTTTTCCATGAGGTTGTATGCTCAAGCGTAGAACTTACATTTTCCTTATACTTAATATACATAAGCGGAAAACGATTATTTCGTTTCACTCGAACGATTGCTGAAAATTTCCCTCCGCTATATACCTTGCGCGTTTCAATGGTTCGTTCCACTTCTACTTTAGATAATGGATACAAGAATAATAGAAACGAATAAATAGAAAGAGGAACGACGAGGTAAAATAGAAACCAACTAACAAATCCCCCTTGAAACATTGCATAGACAAACGCAACAATTAGAAGAAACAAGATACCTGTAAAGCCTTTTAGCTTCTTTAATCGTTTGAGCCATTGCATCATTGACTTATTTTCCTCTTAATCGGGACAGGTGTTCGCTTCACGATTCGAGATAATACTTCCTCTGTTGAAATGCCATCATATCTTGCTTCTGGTCGAAGGATGACACGATGCCCAAAAACAAATGGAGTTAAGTACTGAATATCATCTGGTGTAACGAAGTCCCTTCCTTGTAGCATGGCAAAAGCTTGGGAAGCTCGCATTAATGCTATGGAAGCTCGAGGACTAACACCTAAGTATATATAAGTATCTTGTCTCGTTCGATTTGCAAGATCTACAATATACCCTTTCATCGTGTAATCTACTTTTACCAGCTTCACTTGCTTCTGTAGGTGTATTAATTCCTCCAAAGAAAGGACAGGCTCCAAAGTCTCAATAGGAGTAGCGTGCTCTAATCTATTTAGTATTTCTATTTCTTCACTTGGATGTGGATATCCCATTTTTAGTTTCAATAAAAAACGGTCCAGCTGAGCTTCTGGCAAAGGATACGTTCCTTCATGCTCAATTGGATTTTGCGTAGCCATAACGAAAAACGGCTTTGGAATTGGCATAGTCACTCCATCAATCGTAACGGACGCTTCTTCCATTCCTTCTAACAGAGCGGATTGCGTTTTTGGAGAAGTACGATTAATCTCATCTGCAAGGACAATATTTCCTAAAATCGGACCAGGTCTAAATTCAAATTCCATTTCTTTCGGATTGTAAATGGAAACCCCCAATACATCGGATGGCAATAAATCTGGCGTAAATTGAATTCTTTTAAAATCGGCACCTATTGATTTTGCGAGAGCTCGAACCATCATCGTTTTCCCTACTCCCGGAACATCCTCTAAAAGTACATGTCCCTCTGATAAGAGAGCAATTACCGCAAGCTCCGCTATATTTTTCTTACCTATCATTACTTTTTCTATATTCGCTATAATTGCGTGAATTTGACTTTGTTCTGTCATCTGCTTACCCCCAACACTCACTATTGATAGATTAGTTAGAATATTAATTTAATACTTTACAAGCATACCGAAAATTACAAAAAAATACAAATTAAAAAGTCGAATTACCTCATTGGAGACAATTCGACTTCGTTTTATTATTTCCAAAAATCATCAAAAACAGTAATCGGCATAAAACGTTTATGCTTCGAGCGATTATAGAAGCCTTCAATCTTTTCTTGTGCTTCCTTCGATACCATTTTACCTTCTAAGTAGTCATCAATTTCCTCATAAGTTACACCAAGTGCCACTTCGTCTGGAAGTGCAGGGCGGTCTTCTTCTAAATCAGCGGTAGGTGTCTTTAAATATAAATGCTCTGGACAACCTAACTGCTTGAGTAATTGCTTTCCTTGTCT is part of the Psychrobacillus sp. FSL H8-0483 genome and encodes:
- a CDS encoding DUF58 domain-containing protein, whose amino-acid sequence is MMQWLKRLKKLKGFTGILFLLIVAFVYAMFQGGFVSWFLFYLVVPLSIYSFLLFLYPLSKVEVERTIETRKVYSGGKFSAIVRVKRNNRFPLMYIKYKENVSSTLEHTTSWKRLAFWGMKKELTWTFEIDHIPRGEHVLEGSTIQVCDLFGWIQKETVISNKKIILVFPNLTEMVYIPIETRYDQGAALSRIQTMKDTSMATGVRSYQPGDRVSWIHWKSFARTQTLKTKEFEDRQSQDLFVLIDRTPSNLFEEVVDLSASIMQAVVRHQASSGFLSLGENRLFLPSVQTEEQLQRVLYHLTKVQAGLTKPVEQVVLHDGALAQATSLLYITSRLTHEWIDSIQKTAGNLRVCTCFVVKQKNEKSLKEEHSLYQYARSRGIQVHNITKDRFAQAFLEVKRS
- a CDS encoding MoxR family ATPase, with amino-acid sequence MTEQSQIHAIIANIEKVMIGKKNIAELAVIALLSEGHVLLEDVPGVGKTMMVRALAKSIGADFKRIQFTPDLLPSDVLGVSIYNPKEMEFEFRPGPILGNIVLADEINRTSPKTQSALLEGMEEASVTIDGVTMPIPKPFFVMATQNPIEHEGTYPLPEAQLDRFLLKLKMGYPHPSEEIEILNRLEHATPIETLEPVLSLEELIHLQKQVKLVKVDYTMKGYIVDLANRTRQDTYIYLGVSPRASIALMRASQAFAMLQGRDFVTPDDIQYLTPFVFGHRVILRPEARYDGISTEEVLSRIVKRTPVPIKRKISQ